A region of Anolis sagrei isolate rAnoSag1 chromosome 2, rAnoSag1.mat, whole genome shotgun sequence DNA encodes the following proteins:
- the UBQLN1 gene encoding ubiquilin-1, translated as MSEGGESPQGPGESHPAPAAAAATEPRIIKVTVKTPKEKEEFAVPETSSIRQFKEEISKRFKAHTDQLVLIFAGKILKDQDTLTQHGIHDGLTVHLVIKTQNRSHDNSAQQSSTAGSTATTTTSTSSTSTNSTNTSPFGLGGLGGLASLSSLGLNTSNFSELQSQMQRQLMSNPEMMVQIMENPFVQSMLSNPDLMRQLIMANPQMQQLIQRNPEISHMLNNPDIMRQTLELARNPAMMQEMMRNQDRALSNLESIPGGYNALRRMYTDIQEPMLNAAQEQFGGNPFASLVSNSTSGGDSQPSRTENRDPLPNPWAPQSGTQSSPGSGSNSGDNTSGGSNAGSSTTTSTGQSTTAPNLGPGLGSGMFSTPGMQSLMQQITENPQLMQNMLSAPYMRSMMQSLSQNPDLAAQMMLNNPLFAGNPQLQEQMRQQIPTFIQQMQNPDTLSAMSNPRAMQALLQIQQGLQTLATEAPGLIPGFNAGLAGLGNSGLGSAGLGSTSIPTGTTAPTSVPSENATPASGTGETGQQQFVQQMLQALAGANAQQLQNPEVRFQQQLEQLSAMGFLNREANLQALIATGGDINAAIERLLGSQPS; from the exons ATGTCTGAGGGCGGCGAGAGCCCCCAGGGCCCCGGCGAGAGCCATCCCGCccctgccgccgccgccgccactgAGCCGCGGATCATTAAAGTCACCGTGAAGACcccgaaggagaaggaggaattcGCCGTGCCGGAGACCAGCAGCATCCGGCAg TTTAAGGAAGAAATCTCCAAGCGTTTTAAGGCTCACACAGACCAGCTTGTattgatatttgctggaaaaattTTAAAAGATCAAGATACATTGACTCAGCATGGAATCCATGACGGACTTACTGTTCATCTTGTCATCAAAACGCAAAACAG ATCACATGATAATTCTGCCCAGCAATCAAGCACTGCAGGGAGTACTgctacaacaacaacatctacCAGTAGTACATCTACAAATTCAACAAACACCAGCCCTTTTGGCTTGG GTGGCCTTGGAGGACTTGCAAGTTTGAGTAGCCTTGGCCTGAATACCTCAAACTTCTCAGAATTACAGAGTCAAATGCAGAGACAGCTCATGTCTAATCCAGAGATGATGGTTCAAATTATGGAAAATCCCTTCGTTCAAAGTATGCTTTCAAATCCAGATCTAATGAGACAATTAATTATGGCTAACCCTCAGATGCAGCAGTTGATACAGCGAAATCCAGAGATCAGTCATATGCTTAATAATCCAGATATAATGAGACAG ACTTTAGAGCTTGCTAGAAATCCTGCAATGATGCAAGAAATGATGAGAAACCAAGACCGTGCCTTGAGCAACCTTGAAAGTATACCTGGTGGCTATAATGCTTTGCGACGCATGTACACGGACATACAGGAGCCAATGCTGAATGCCGCCCAGGAGCAG TTTGGAGGCAATCCATTTGCTTCACTAGTCAGCAATTCAACATCAGGTGGGGACAGCCAGCCGTCACGCACAGAAAACCGAGACCCTCTGCCAAACCCTTGGGCTCCTCAGTCCGGCACACAGAGCTCCCCGGGCAGCGGAAGCAACAGTGGTGACAACACCAGCGGAGGCTCCAATGCTGGGAGTAGCACCACGACAAGcacagggcagagcacaacagcACCAAACCTGGGACCTGGCCTAGGAT CTGGAATGTTCAGCACACCTGGAATGCAAAGCTTGATGCAGCAAATAACAGAAAACCCACAGTTGATGCAGAACATGTTGTCTGCCCCCTACATGAGAAGCATGATGCAGTCATTGAGCCAGAACCCTGATCTTGCTGCACAG ATGATGCTGAATAATCCTTTGTTTGCTGGGAATCCTCAGCTCCAAGAACAAATGAGACAACAAATTCCAACTTTCATTCAGCAA ATGCAAAATCCAGACACGCTCTCTGCCATGTCGAACCCCAGGGCTATGCAAGCTTTGCTACAGATTCAGCAAGGTTTACAGACTCTAGCAACAGAAGCGCCAGGACTTATACCTGG ATTCAATGCTGGTTTAGCAGGTTTGGGAAATTCTGGTTTAGGAAGTGCTGGATTGGGGAGCACCAGCATTCCTACTGGAACCACAGCACCCACTTCCGTCCCAAGTGAAAATGCAACTCCAGCATCAGGAACTGGTGAAACTGGACAGCAGCAATTTGTTCAACAGATGTTGCAAGCACTTGCTGGGGCAAATGCTCAG caactacaaaacccagaggTCCGATTTCAGCAGCAACTGGAGCAGCTCAGTGCAATGGGCTTCTTGAACCGCGAAGCAAACCTACAAGCTCTAATAGCAACAGGAGGTGATATCAATGCAGCCATTGAAAGGCTACTGGGTTCCCAACCATCATAG